A segment of the Bacillota bacterium genome:
GCATCGTCGGCATCACCCCTCAGGAGGGAGGCGGCGCGGTTTTTATCACCAAAGGCGACGCCAACAGGCAGCCCGATTCCGGCCCGGTATACCCGGAACAGGTGATGGGAAAGGTCGTTTCCGTGGTCCCCAAGGTTGGGTGGGCCTCGATTGCAATTAAACAATTGTTCGCCAAATAACATCCCGGGGAGGAAATCAAATGGCACTTAAGAAAAAGCAGATTGAAAAAAGGGCGAGGCTGGCTTTGATTGTCGCCTTAGGACTGTTATTTGTCGCTTCTCTCGGCCTTCTGTATTATGTTTACAGCCTGCCTTTAACCATAAAGAAACAGGTTCCCACGTACAGCTACCGCCAAAAGGGACAGATCACCTACCAGGTGCACATCAAACCCAACAGTGTCTTCCCGGAAAAGATAATGGGCCCGGAAAGGACTTATTTCAGCAAGCTGGTGCAGTCAATCGACACCTACTACTCTTACGAGTTCAGCGCCGATCAGCCGGGAAAGCTCAGTGGGACATACAGCATTACAGCCACCGTCGAGGCTCCGGAGTTATGGAGCAAGGAGTTCGTTCTTGTTCCGAACACCGGTTTCAGCGGGGAAGGCAAAACCCTTTCCTTCAATAGTGAATATCCGCTTAAACTGGACGGTTACCAGGAGTTCTTAAAGAAAGTCGGCGAAGAAACAGGTGTAAGCGCCAGGGAGCCGAAACTCGTAATCCGCACCAACATTATTCTTAAGGCGGTAACTGATGAGGGGGTAATAAATGAGGCCCTCACTCCCACTATGACAATTCCCCTTACAACAGGAGAATTCATAATTGAGGCCAAGCCTTCAACTAAGAAGGACGCCCTAACCGAGACGGTGACCGTACCCGACCCCACAAATAAGACCAAAAAGAACTACACACCGGCCTTGAGCGCCGCTCTCGGGCTGTTGCTCATCCTGTTCCTGTCGTTTACGCGCGGTAAGGCGGCGGCTGAATTGAGCCTCGAAGAGAGAATCCTCAAGCAATATGGCGACCGTCTGGTAAAGGTTTCCGGCGCGATCTCGCCCGACGGGGCGGTAACCATGATTTCGTTTGATTCCATTGAAAGCCTGATAAAAATGGCGGACGAACTCGGCAAGCCTGTAATATATCAAAGTTCCGGCGCCGGCGCGCCTCCCGCCTATTATGTTTTCGAAGGCGCAACGGCATACGGCTATGTTCCCGAGATGAACCACGAGGCATGCCCGGCCTCGGCCGTAACGTTATCCTGAAGCAGGTATGAAGGTCCCGTGTTCATAGGTAACTGTTAACAGATTCACCGCGGAGGCACAGAGCACACAGAGAAAAAGAAGAGGGGAAAATGGAGAGCTGATCTTAAGGTGAGGCGTTCTAAGTGGCATTGTATTTAACGATGCAAAGAAGTTATGACATGCCGTTGAGTGCCGGGTGGTTCCGGCATGTCAGTTAGGGGGGGCAGCTTTAAGATCGTTGGGGACGGTTAGGCAGCTTTGTCGGCAAACACCTGCAAGGTAAGTTGAAACACGGTTTAGAAAAAGAGAATATAATGCCGTCTGAAGGAAAATAATACATAATTTTAATAATATTTATTGGTTAATGGAGGGAAAAGGCCTGCGATTGTAGTATCAATATAATAGATCTTATTTCCACCGGAGGAATTTTAACAATGATATTAAGAGCGTTTCTACGGGTTGTCATCGGCGCGCTCTTTTTGAGCGCAATTGTCGCCGGAGCCATGTTTGTAAAATGCAAGGACGTACTGGCGGAAGATGCGGTGTCGGTGATATTTGACGGCAGCCGGTTGACCTGCGAGACAGACCCG
Coding sequences within it:
- a CDS encoding DUF5305 family protein → MALKKKQIEKRARLALIVALGLLFVASLGLLYYVYSLPLTIKKQVPTYSYRQKGQITYQVHIKPNSVFPEKIMGPERTYFSKLVQSIDTYYSYEFSADQPGKLSGTYSITATVEAPELWSKEFVLVPNTGFSGEGKTLSFNSEYPLKLDGYQEFLKKVGEETGVSAREPKLVIRTNIILKAVTDEGVINEALTPTMTIPLTTGEFIIEAKPSTKKDALTETVTVPDPTNKTKKNYTPALSAALGLLLILFLSFTRGKAAAELSLEERILKQYGDRLVKVSGAISPDGAVTMISFDSIESLIKMADELGKPVIYQSSGAGAPPAYYVFEGATAYGYVPEMNHEACPASAVTLS